A single genomic interval of Procambarus clarkii isolate CNS0578487 chromosome 17, FALCON_Pclarkii_2.0, whole genome shotgun sequence harbors:
- the LOC123772411 gene encoding tubulin alpha-1 chain isoform X3, producing the protein MCSGVPLKDEIKTGTYKALFSPNTLHTGKEDAANNYARGHYTVGKEQLDVVRESIRKQADMCSGLQGFLVFHSFGGGTGSGFGSLLMEYLSLEYGKKSKLCFSIYPAPQVSTAVVEPYNSILFTHTTLEHADVTFMVDNEAIYDLCQKELHITRPTYTNLNRMIGQVVSSITASLRFDGALNVDLTEFQTNLVPYPRIHFPLATYAPVVSAENAFHENFDVRSITAKCFDTSHQMVKCDPKKGKYMACCLLFRGDVVPKDVSAAIAETRTKKSITFVDWCPTGFKVGINYQPPTVVPGADLAKVDRAVCALSNTTAIKDAWERLDHKFDLMYSKRAFVHWYVGEGMEEGEFAEAREDLAALEMDYQEVEQNPPDEDGDDYQ; encoded by the exons ATGTGCTCCGGGGTCCCCTTGAAGG ATGAGATTAAGACAGGCACCTACAAGGCACTATTCTCACCAAACACACTCCACACTGGTAAAGAAGATGCTGCTAACAACTATGCCCGTGGCCACTACACTGTTG GTAAGGAGCAGCTGGATGTTGTTCGGGAAAGTATTAGAAAACAAGCCGACATGTGCTCAGGGCTTCAGGGCTTTCTTGTCTTCCATTCTTTTGGCGGAGGCACTGGCTCGGGCTTTGGCTCCCTCCTGATGGAATACTTGTCCCTTGAATATGGGAAAAAGTCAAAACTCTGCTTTTCCATCTACCCTGCACCACAG GTCTCAACTGCAGTGGTTGAACCGTACAATTCCATCTTGTTCACCCACACAACGCTGGAACATGCTGACGTGACATTCATGGTTGATAATGAAGCCATCTATGACCTTTGTCAGAAAGAGCTGCACATCACCCGACCCACTTACACTAACCTTAACCGCATGATTGGCCAAGTCGTCTCCAG CATTACCGCTTCACTGAGGTTTGATGGCGCATTAAATGTTGATTTGACCGAATTCCAAACAAACTTAGTGCCATACCCTAGGATACATTTTCCACTG GCTACATATGCACCAGTAGTATCAGCTGAAAATGCCTTCCATGAAAATTTTGATGTTCGATCCATAACTGCCAAGTGCTTTGATACATCCCATCAAATG GTAAAGTGTGACCCCAAAAAAGGAAAATACATGGCATGTTGTCTCTTGTTCCGTGGTGATGTTGTTCCCAAGGACGTAAGTGCAGCCATTGCAGAGACACGCACTAAGAAGAGCATCACTTTTGTTGACTGGTGCCCAACTGGCTTTAAG GTGGGaatcaactaccagccaccaactGTAGTGCCTGGTGCTGACTTGGCCAAAGTTGACAGAGCTGTTTGTGCCCTTTCAAACACAACTGCAATCAAAGATGCATGGGAACGCCTAGACCATAAGTTTGACTTAATGTACTCTAAGAGAGCCTTTGTACATTGGTATGTTGGAGAAGGCATGGAAGAGG
- the LOC123772410 gene encoding uncharacterized protein — protein MSGDALVIKEEPGEVNNHRDTRAWVRRRRAHSIRAQSTVKTAVFQSTSGSEDTLHIRTLLALPFSSCAVYGNPGYMTDAVSLGDVPLVKSMEVVASMGTVAVTVAAVAAITLLLLAGIIYCCCKSLRGGDTSCADGSLFFERRERYPLLQNRSAKDHNGDAHTKTLGSSGMSRKWDFNKRRRLDSDNIPSNWDVTKMYGPSKYPPPPIPLPATNTSLMATSVTATAVAASAVANTTTTVATITAAATTVDSTSVAAVTPVDLFSFRPRPAPIIYDSCDSSYGTIKLPRDSYITQSTSTPSSPDAPFVYIPPLPDDIKKLTMSFPKKLHKADGRRPLSAPPVVTRQLEESPKKTLGNVASPVQRWFFLMKKSAAVNANVDSVDSERRKSSAADLGTNDVDLKPVSSPQTVASCGIEDMKARLDKLNRQMVNASKPQKRKYIYPDPNDLRNHITR, from the exons ATGAGTGGTGATGCGCTCGTCATCAAGGAGGAACCAGGTGAGGTGAACAACCATCGAGACACTAGAGCCTGGGTCAGACGGCGGCGTGCCCACTCTATAAGAGCCCAGTCGACCGTCAAGACTGCTGTGTTCCAGTCCACATCTGGATCAGAAGATACACTACACATCAGGACTCTCCTAGCCCTTCCATTCTCCAGTTGCGCAGTGTATGGTAATCCGGGCTACATGACTGATGCAGTAAGCCTTGGGGACGTACCCCTTGTTAAGTCCATGGAGGTGGTGGCGTCCATGGGGACCGTGGCAGTGACTGTAGCAGCGGTGGCAGCCATAACACTCCTTCTCCTCGCTGGTATTATCTACTGTTGCTGCAAAAGTCTTCGG GGAGGCGATACTAGTTGTGCAGATGGAAGCTTGTTTTTTGAACGTCGGGAGAGGTACCCGTTGTTGCAAAACAGATCTGCCAAGGACCATAACGGGGATGCCCACACTAAAACCCTGGGCTCCAGCGGTATGAGCAGAAAGTGGGACTTTAACAAAAGGCGTCGCTTAGACAGCGACAACATTCCCAGCAATTGGGACGTGACAAAGATGTACGGCCCCAGTaagtacccaccaccacccattccTCTTCCAGCCACCAACACTTCTCTTATGGCTACATCAGTCACCGCCACTGCTGTTGCCGCTTCCGCcgtcgccaacaccaccaccactgtcgccACCATCACTGCCGCTGCCACCACCGTCGACTCTACCTCAGTCGCTGCCGTCACACCTGTAGACTTGTTCTCTTTCAGACCCCGTCCCGCCCCAATTATCTATGACTCGTGCGATTCGTCCTATGGAACAATTAAGCTTCCACGGGATTCGTATATTACGCAGAGTACAAGCACACCCTCATCTCCGGACGCCCCATTCGTGTACATCCCACCCCTCCCCGATGATATCAAGAAGTTGACAATGTCGTTCCCTAAGAAGTTGCACAAGGCCGATGGCAGACGACCCTTATCTGCTCCCCCAGTTGTTACGCGTCAGCTGGAAGAATCTCCGAAAAAGACTCTTGGGAACGTTGCCAGCCCTGTCCAGCGTTGGTTCTTCCTCATGAAAAAGTCTGCGGCGGTTAACGCTAATGTTGACAGTGTAGACTCTGAACGAAGGAAGTCTTCAGCGGCCGACTTGGGCACCAATGATGTAGACCTGAAGCCCGTATCTTCGCCCCAGACAGTGGCAAGTTGTGGTATAGAAGACATGAAGGCTAGGCTTGATAAACTTAACAGACAAATGGTGAACGCCTCGAAGCCACAAAAACGGAAGTACATCTACCCAGACCCCAATGACCTCAGAAATCACATTACCCGTTAA
- the LOC123772411 gene encoding tubulin alpha chain isoform X2 — translation MVSGGRECISIHVGQAGTQMGNACWELYCLEHGIQTDGTMLADESVGYEADDSYNTFFSETRTGKHVPRAVFIDLEPTVIDEIKTGTYKALFSPNTLHTGKEDAANNYARGHYTVGKEQLDVVRESIRKQADMCSGLQGFLVFHSFGGGTGSGFGSLLMEYLSLEYGKKSKLCFSIYPAPQVSTAVVEPYNSILFTHTTLEHADVTFMVDNEAIYDLCQKELHITRPTYTNLNRMIGQVVSSITASLRFDGALNVDLTEFQTNLVPYPRIHFPLATYAPVVSAENAFHENFDVRSITAKCFDTSHQMVKCDPKKGKYMACCLLFRGDVVPKDVSAAIAETRTKKSITFVDWCPTGFKVGINYQPPTVVPGADLAKVDRAVCALSNTTAIKDAWERLDHKFDLMYSKRAFVHWYVGEGMEEGEFAEAREDLQALEQDYQEVEEVSPDDDALEEY, via the exons ATGGTCAGCGGAGGC CGAGAATGCATCAGCATCCACGTGGGTCAGGCCGGGACCCAGATGGGCAACGCCTGCTGGGAGCTGTACTGCCTGGAACACGGCATCCAGACCGACGGCACTATGTTAGCGGACGAGTCTGTTGGGTACGAGGCCGACGACTCCTACAACACCTTCTTCAGCGAGACGAGGACGGGCAAGCACGTCCCGAGGGCCGTCTTCATAGATCTGGAACCCACCGTTATTG ATGAGATTAAGACAGGCACCTACAAGGCACTATTCTCACCAAACACACTCCACACTGGTAAAGAAGATGCTGCTAACAACTATGCCCGTGGCCACTACACTGTTG GTAAGGAGCAGCTGGATGTTGTTCGGGAAAGTATTAGAAAACAAGCCGACATGTGCTCAGGGCTTCAGGGCTTTCTTGTCTTCCATTCTTTTGGCGGAGGCACTGGCTCGGGCTTTGGCTCCCTCCTGATGGAATACTTGTCCCTTGAATATGGGAAAAAGTCAAAACTCTGCTTTTCCATCTACCCTGCACCACAG GTCTCAACTGCAGTGGTTGAACCGTACAATTCCATCTTGTTCACCCACACAACGCTGGAACATGCTGACGTGACATTCATGGTTGATAATGAAGCCATCTATGACCTTTGTCAGAAAGAGCTGCACATCACCCGACCCACTTACACTAACCTTAACCGCATGATTGGCCAAGTCGTCTCCAG CATTACCGCTTCACTGAGGTTTGATGGCGCATTAAATGTTGATTTGACCGAATTCCAAACAAACTTAGTGCCATACCCTAGGATACATTTTCCACTG GCTACATATGCACCAGTAGTATCAGCTGAAAATGCCTTCCATGAAAATTTTGATGTTCGATCCATAACTGCCAAGTGCTTTGATACATCCCATCAAATG GTAAAGTGTGACCCCAAAAAAGGAAAATACATGGCATGTTGTCTCTTGTTCCGTGGTGATGTTGTTCCCAAGGACGTAAGTGCAGCCATTGCAGAGACACGCACTAAGAAGAGCATCACTTTTGTTGACTGGTGCCCAACTGGCTTTAAG GTGGGaatcaactaccagccaccaactGTAGTGCCTGGTGCTGACTTGGCCAAAGTTGACAGAGCTGTTTGTGCCCTTTCAAACACAACTGCAATCAAAGATGCATGGGAACGCCTAGACCATAAGTTTGACTTAATGTACTCTAAGAGAGCCTTTGTACATTGGTATGTTGGAGAAGGCATGGAAGAGG
- the LOC123772411 gene encoding tubulin alpha-1 chain isoform X1 — MVSGGRECISIHVGQAGTQMGNACWELYCLEHGIQTDGTMLADESVGYEADDSYNTFFSETRTGKHVPRAVFIDLEPTVIDEIKTGTYKALFSPNTLHTGKEDAANNYARGHYTVGKEQLDVVRESIRKQADMCSGLQGFLVFHSFGGGTGSGFGSLLMEYLSLEYGKKSKLCFSIYPAPQVSTAVVEPYNSILFTHTTLEHADVTFMVDNEAIYDLCQKELHITRPTYTNLNRMIGQVVSSITASLRFDGALNVDLTEFQTNLVPYPRIHFPLATYAPVVSAENAFHENFDVRSITAKCFDTSHQMVKCDPKKGKYMACCLLFRGDVVPKDVSAAIAETRTKKSITFVDWCPTGFKVGINYQPPTVVPGADLAKVDRAVCALSNTTAIKDAWERLDHKFDLMYSKRAFVHWYVGEGMEEGEFAEAREDLAALEMDYQEVEQNPPDEDGDDYQ, encoded by the exons ATGGTCAGCGGAGGC CGAGAATGCATCAGCATCCACGTGGGTCAGGCCGGGACCCAGATGGGCAACGCCTGCTGGGAGCTGTACTGCCTGGAACACGGCATCCAGACCGACGGCACTATGTTAGCGGACGAGTCTGTTGGGTACGAGGCCGACGACTCCTACAACACCTTCTTCAGCGAGACGAGGACGGGCAAGCACGTCCCGAGGGCCGTCTTCATAGATCTGGAACCCACCGTTATTG ATGAGATTAAGACAGGCACCTACAAGGCACTATTCTCACCAAACACACTCCACACTGGTAAAGAAGATGCTGCTAACAACTATGCCCGTGGCCACTACACTGTTG GTAAGGAGCAGCTGGATGTTGTTCGGGAAAGTATTAGAAAACAAGCCGACATGTGCTCAGGGCTTCAGGGCTTTCTTGTCTTCCATTCTTTTGGCGGAGGCACTGGCTCGGGCTTTGGCTCCCTCCTGATGGAATACTTGTCCCTTGAATATGGGAAAAAGTCAAAACTCTGCTTTTCCATCTACCCTGCACCACAG GTCTCAACTGCAGTGGTTGAACCGTACAATTCCATCTTGTTCACCCACACAACGCTGGAACATGCTGACGTGACATTCATGGTTGATAATGAAGCCATCTATGACCTTTGTCAGAAAGAGCTGCACATCACCCGACCCACTTACACTAACCTTAACCGCATGATTGGCCAAGTCGTCTCCAG CATTACCGCTTCACTGAGGTTTGATGGCGCATTAAATGTTGATTTGACCGAATTCCAAACAAACTTAGTGCCATACCCTAGGATACATTTTCCACTG GCTACATATGCACCAGTAGTATCAGCTGAAAATGCCTTCCATGAAAATTTTGATGTTCGATCCATAACTGCCAAGTGCTTTGATACATCCCATCAAATG GTAAAGTGTGACCCCAAAAAAGGAAAATACATGGCATGTTGTCTCTTGTTCCGTGGTGATGTTGTTCCCAAGGACGTAAGTGCAGCCATTGCAGAGACACGCACTAAGAAGAGCATCACTTTTGTTGACTGGTGCCCAACTGGCTTTAAG GTGGGaatcaactaccagccaccaactGTAGTGCCTGGTGCTGACTTGGCCAAAGTTGACAGAGCTGTTTGTGCCCTTTCAAACACAACTGCAATCAAAGATGCATGGGAACGCCTAGACCATAAGTTTGACTTAATGTACTCTAAGAGAGCCTTTGTACATTGGTATGTTGGAGAAGGCATGGAAGAGG